One genomic region from Saprospiraceae bacterium encodes:
- a CDS encoding LamG domain-containing protein has translation MKKHLYLTSGLSILLMLLLSKGLVAQPGAALNFDGDDDRIQLEGLNLTGAFTIEAWVKPSEKSDFSTILSNKYGGYEYSGFSFAINTYGSSNGKLYLETQLASVVSSASVTWGVWQHVVITYDGLNAVKMYINGTETGTEITSSINLNASIYPTVMGDWSVYGGNGKYAGTMDEVRVWNYAKCKLEILAQMNCELIGNEGGLLAYYNFNQGQAGGDNSGTTILNDIAGADNNGSLQYFTLNGNASNWVSPGVLYPDALVQPIAIREIVTVTE, from the coding sequence ATGAAAAAACATTTGTATTTGACATCAGGTCTATCTATTTTATTAATGCTCCTGCTGTCTAAAGGCCTCGTAGCTCAGCCTGGTGCAGCCTTAAATTTTGACGGCGATGACGATAGGATTCAATTGGAGGGACTGAACTTAACCGGAGCATTTACTATTGAAGCATGGGTAAAACCCAGTGAAAAATCGGATTTCAGCACTATTCTTTCCAATAAATATGGTGGGTATGAGTATAGTGGTTTTTCTTTCGCTATTAATACGTATGGAAGTTCGAATGGTAAATTGTATTTGGAGACTCAACTCGCTTCTGTAGTATCTTCAGCTTCAGTAACCTGGGGTGTATGGCAACATGTTGTCATTACCTATGATGGACTTAATGCCGTAAAAATGTATATCAATGGTACAGAGACAGGCACGGAAATAACCTCCTCAATAAACTTAAATGCATCCATCTATCCTACAGTAATGGGTGACTGGTCAGTTTACGGTGGCAATGGTAAATATGCTGGCACCATGGATGAAGTACGCGTTTGGAATTATGCAAAATGTAAACTTGAAATTCTGGCTCAAATGAACTGCGAGCTTATTGGCAATGAAGGTGGACTGCTGGCGTATTATAATTTTAATCAAGGACAAGCAGGTGGCGATAACTCAGGTACCACGATACTAAATGATATAGCAGGAGCTGATAATAATGGTTCATTACAATATTTTACACTGAATGGTAACGCTTCTAATTGGGTCAGTCCTGGGGTGTTGTATCCGGACGCACTTGTTCAACCAATAGCAATCAGGGAGATAGTGACTGTGACGGAGTAA
- a CDS encoding T9SS type A sorting domain-containing protein, producing the protein MCPGGNDKVDNNHDGKPDCKYPPATQTELIAAWKCGTNNKKVLVCHKGNTLCVDYSALAGHLNHGDYIGPCGNANCVNGINSLNNQLTRSDILGNKELEITTFPNPSTNEFQLSINKVINTEKVSVKVTDVQGRQLYLQQGSSNRVFRFGSDFVAGIYVLEVSHAGEREVMKLIKN; encoded by the coding sequence GTGTGCCCCGGGGGTAATGATAAAGTAGATAATAATCATGATGGCAAACCTGATTGTAAGTATCCTCCTGCAACTCAAACAGAATTAATAGCAGCATGGAAGTGTGGTACCAACAATAAAAAAGTGCTTGTCTGCCATAAAGGAAATACCCTTTGTGTTGACTATTCAGCTTTAGCTGGTCATCTCAATCATGGTGATTATATTGGCCCTTGCGGAAATGCCAATTGTGTCAATGGAATAAATAGTCTAAATAATCAATTAACCCGATCTGATATTTTGGGAAATAAAGAATTGGAAATAACTACTTTCCCAAATCCCAGCACCAATGAATTCCAACTTTCAATAAACAAGGTGATCAACACAGAAAAAGTATCCGTAAAAGTAACGGATGTTCAAGGCAGACAGTTATACTTGCAACAAGGATCTTCTAATCGGGTCTTTAGATTTGGTAGTGATTTTGTAGCTGGAATATATGTATTGGAAGTAAGCCATGCTGGTGAAAGAGAAGTGATGAAATTAATAAAAAATTGA